One stretch of Brettanomyces nanus chromosome 4, complete sequence DNA includes these proteins:
- a CDS encoding uncharacterized protein (BUSCO:EOG09343TUS~EggNog:ENOG41) → MDIEVKYQNFKEQHAPSLLGSTVRNESPSGERENGHDNGDDGDDSDNAASVKPLLHEVKDDSRETDEENQDPKKYGEEDALLGDDEDDDLNKLLNQEGALNEEALQMKAKLREHTESVKRKNPSGYQRRASESEKVRDDDLNRVAPAASFPDTTFKHKAHSVTAGEDDDDDVEAEKSKVEYYKPHDRPTPNQIVEKVNEGNYVSPEREGNNIFVKNVGINEEDDVDDEENALDEEIAKKLHLSSIDTIAEEVPDATIENDSGYIPPAAMSEGSSSRLLKEQRRSRSREAARSADQTSSKGEKPHLARGESYHGGLSNDDYYKKGFPLDDIPRGTAAVERKPRHEPGTVKYMHQSSLNYLRSISSSRSRADNDKRAMGYKLIDEGDLKDTGGLVNDNNLAQIVDLEEAMDDVLQEVSNTQHSFELKGLHKLPSEGAKVTGVNIDAEKDTEDATSPLEVGKSDKSGNDLEEKEKGSQDVKNGDTKEEYLSVEAEDEAKDEPEGKPEDEPKGEAKGEPEDEAKGEPEDEAKGEPEDEAKGEPEDEAKGEPEDEAKGEPEDEAKGEAKDEAKGEAKDEAKDKAKNEAKDEAQGEAEDKSEDEAKNEAKNEAKDKPEDEAKDEPEAEAKDEPEAEPEAEPEDKPKGEAKDEAKDEAKDEPKDESQGEAEDKPEDEAKDEELAVSASSGHTEAAETAEDTEASQVSEADDTEQLFAEAAKEQKANTQIFSNGGEAHVSKAGKMEFEDVPVYVYTSLAGGMKIMTRTNRLQTILVANKIKFEFKDLGTDSAAKRVWKTYSQGKTLPGVVRGKDDFIGNWEDIEDANEDYAVRSLIYETY, encoded by the coding sequence ATGGATATTGAGGTCAAATATCAAAACTTTAAGGAGCAGCATGCACCATCGTTGCTTGGATCCACGGTGAGAAACGAGAGCCCTTCAGGCGAGAGGGAGAATGGGCACGATaatggagatgatggagatgataGTGATAATGCCGCTTCTGTGAAGCCGTTGCTACATGAAGTCAAAGACGATTCAAGGGAAACGGACGAGGAGAATCAAGATCCCAAAAAATATGGAGAGGAAGACGCTTTGTTGGgcgatgatgaagatgatgatttgaacAAATTGTTGAACCAAGAGGGAGCGttgaatgaagaagcattgCAAATGAAGGCAAAGCTTAGAGAACATACAGAAAGTGTTAAAAGGAAGAATCCTAGTGGTTACCAGCGTCGTGCTTCGGAGAGTGAGAAGGTGCGAGATGACGATCTCAATCGTGTGGCTCCAGCAGCTTCCTTCCCTGATACCACTTTCAAACATAAGGCTCATTCAGTTACTGCAggagaggatgatgatgatgatgttgaggCCGAGAAAAGTAAAGTAGAGTATTATAAGCCTCATGATAGACCAACACCTAATCAAATTGTGGAGAAGGTCAACGAAGGCAACTATGTTAgtccagaaagagagggTAATAATATCTTTGTCAAGAATGTGGGcatcaatgaagaagatgatgtggatgatgaggagaatGCCCTTGATGAGGAAATTGCTAAAAAGCTTCATCTGAGTAGCATTGATACCATTGCAGAGGAAGTTCCCGATGCTACTATTGAGAATGATTCCGGTTATATTCCACCTGCTGCTATGTCAGAAGGTTCGTCATCACGGTTATTGAAAGAACAGAGACGCTCTAGGTCAAGAGAAGCAGCAAGATCTGCTGACCAGACGTCGAGCAAAGGTGAAAAACCTCATCTTGCACGAGGTGAATCCTATCACGGTGGGTTGTCAAATGACGATTATTACAAAAAGGGCTTTCCATTGGATGACATTCCACGGGGTACTGCTGCCGTAGAGAGAAAGCCAAGGCATGAGCCAGGTACCGTGAAATACATGCATCAGTCTTCGTTGAATTATTTGAGATCGATTTCCAGTTCGAGGTCCAGAGCTGATAATGACAAGAGAGCAATGGGCTACAAGTTGATAGATGAGGGTGATTTAAAGGATACTGGCGGATTAGTCAATGACAACAATTTAGCCCAGATTGTAGATTTAGAAGAAGCCATGGACGATGTTCTTCAGGAAGTTTCTAACACTCAACACAGTTTTGAGTTGAAAGGATTACATAAGTTGCCTTCAGAGGGTGCCAAAGTAACTGGTGTGAATATTGATGCTGAGAAAGATACTGAGGATGCAACGAGTCCACTGGAAGTCGGTAAATCTGACAAGTCGGGCAACGAtttagaagaaaaagaaaaaggaagtCAAGACGTCAAGAATGGGGATACTAAAGAGGAATACCTTTCTGTTGAAGCTGAGGATGAAGCTAAGGATGAGCCTGAGGGCAAACCTGAAGATGAACCTAAGGGTGAAGCTAAGGGCGaacctgaagatgaagccAAGGGCGaacctgaagatgaagccAAGGGCGaacctgaagatgaagccAAGGGCGaacctgaagatgaagccAAGGGCGaacctgaagatgaagccAAGGGCGaacctgaagatgaagccAAGGGTGAAGCTAAGGATGAAGCCAAGGGTGAAGCTAAGGATGAAGCTAAAGATAAAGCTAAGAACGAAGCTAAGGATGAGGCCCAAGGTGAAGCTGAAGACAAATCTGAGGACGAAGCCAAGAATGAAGCCAAGAATGAAGCTAAGGACAAACCTGAGGACGAAGCCAAGGACGAACCTGAGGCCGAAGCCAAGGACGAACCTGAGGCCGAACCTGAGGCCGAACCTGAGGATAAACCTAAGGGTGAAGCTAAGGATGAAGCCAAGGACGAAGCCAAGGATGAACCTAAAGATGAATCCCAAGGTGAAGCTGAAGACAAGCCTGAGGATGAAGCTAAGGACGAAGAGCTTGCAGTATCAGCATCTTCTGGACATACTGAAGCAGCTGAAACCGCTGAAGATACGGAAGCTTCTCAAGTTTCAGAGGCTGATGATACCGAACAGCTTTTTGCGGAAGCAGCTAAAGAGCAGAAAGCGAATACCCAGATTTTCAGTAATGGTGGCGAAGCTCATGTTTCAAAGGCTGGTAAGATGGAATTTGAGGATGTGCCGGTCTATGTGTACACTTCTTTAGCAGGTGGCATGAAGATAATGACTCGAACAAATAGATTGCAGACTATACTAGTTGCGAACAAAATAAAGTTTGAGTTCAAAGACTTGGGAACAGATTCTGCTGCTAAGAGAGTTTGGAAGACGTATTCTCAAGGTAAGACTCTTCCTGGTGTAGTCAGAGGCAAAGATGATTTTATTGGAAATTGGgaggatattgaagatgctaATGAGGATTATGCAGTTCGTTCATTGATTTATGAAACTTATTAA
- a CDS encoding uncharacterized protein (EggNog:ENOG41): protein MTHFIYCIVYHISLLNTENMAKSRTLGSPTDSEASSVESSKSKRLRSNKPRFKLNSRFQSTAIQGIPIPEDDEHDADFYHPVFPTFKPKQGQDSKTGTYTENEKIITPHDPMPLKNEGSGIGSSSEFVQEIERDFDEGFDRDTAGNEAQQHYQGIHKKIVSNHLQPFSSNGFEESSDDISTEEEDEDNADLSRIKKLNSSSSIERTASQRSERSRRDIILKKIRTGLSFGGGNDNKPIESIEKDISDMDSVPSIHKSGGLFRRLFGLNEAPIGGGMVPGGISSSTPHHIEDEESRLEGTDPTNEFEDEAKLLVNSIFRNKRKTMSSELDSSASLDDSTLLQQAIAHDEFDDLANDSELDIDIPESVAQKPRKLRRGIASSLLSLYNNMPGGRHQQKSHHEGKQIESDVFSHTNASDEDFRGRRRQKSHAGKRMLSGLRIGHRSSSSLPKTFHSRRNSSSDGTTDTIELQNLSRVELLKGDAVTTLEANVESSNNSDRKDSPIRLPQFSRKKDGKVEFSSETGAPLEGEAEEYLNEYQNMKKRRKNLKHRFHQENTARITVHIADVLQRQMFILTLCKAFMRYGAPTHRLEEYMTMTARVLEIDGSFIYFPGCMLVSFGDASTRTTEMRLVRCAEGLDLGRLDEAHEIYKNVVHDREGVQEATEALEAMMARKPHFSSWICILMYAFSSAMVAPWAFGGSWKDLPICFAVGLVIGFLQFVICPRSPLYSSLFEVSASIASSFMARAIGSVNGGQTFCYASIVQSSLALILPGYIILCGSLELQSRNIVAGSVRMFYAFIYSLLLSFGITLGAALYGWIDSNATSAAVCTSNIDPWWRFLFIPGFTIGIALANQASWGQLPIMTFISGSGYVVNYFSSKHFKNATELSATLGCFVIGLVSNLYSRMMKSFSKYLSRSSFMTVSLMLPGIFVQVPSGVASQGSVLMGLSTANDIVNSNTTKTSVTNTSSLGSMAFGLLMIEVALGISVGLYMSTVVVYPFGKKRTGLFTL from the exons ATGACCC ATTTTATTTATTGTATCGTATACCATATATCTTTACTGAACACCGAAAATATGGCTAAAAGCCGAACGTTAGGATCGCCGACGGATTCGGAGGCCAGCTCTGTTGAGAGTTCCAAATCTAAAAGATTACGAAGTAACAAACCCCGATTCAAGCTCAATTCTAGGTTCCAGTCTACTGCCATCCAAGGAATTCCCATTCCGGAAGATGATGAGCATGATGCAGATTTTTACCATCCTGTGTTTCCGACTTTTAAACCTAAGCAAGGCCAGGATTCAAAGACGGGAACCTATactgaaaatgaaaagattATTACGCCGCATGACCCTATGCCCCTCAAAAATGAAGGAAGCGGGATTGGAAGCTCAAGTGAGTTTGTACAAGAAATAGAGCGGGACTTCGACGAAGGGTTTGACAGGGATACAGCTGGAAACGAGGCTCAACAGCATTACCAGGGAATACACAAGAAAATTGTCAGCAACCATCTCCAACCTTTTTCTAGCAATGGCTTCGAGGAGTCTTCAGATGATATTAGTactgaggaagaagacgaggatAATGCAGATTTGAGCCGTATCAAGAAACTGAAcagttcttcctctattGAGAGAACAGCTTCTCAAAGAAGTGAGCGAAGTCGACGTGATAtcattttgaagaaaattagAACTGGACTGTCATTTGGAGGCGGTAACGATAATAAGCCTATAGAAAGTATAGAGAAGGACATTTCAGATATGGACTCGGTACCATCTATTCATAAGTCCGGAGGACTTTTTAGACGGCTCTTTGGACTGAACGAGGCTCCGATTGGAGGGGGAATGGTTCCGGGTGGcatttcttcaagtacaCCACAccatattgaagatgaagagtcTCGACTGGAAGGGACTGATCCTACCAATGAGTTTGAGGATGAAGCCAAATTACTTGTTAACAGCATTTTTCGAAATAAACGAAAAACAATGTCCTCTGAACTTGActcttcagcttcattGGATGATTCAACCCTTTTGCAACAGGCTATTGCTCATGAcgaatttgatgatttggctAACGACTCAGAGTTAGACATTGATATCCCCGAGTCTGTGGCTCAGAAACCACGAAAACTTAGACGTGGAATAGCTTCTAGTTTGCTATCCCTGTACAATAACATGCCGGGAGGTCGGCATCAACAGAAATCCCATCACGAAGGGAAGCAAATTGAGTCTGATGTTTTCTCTCACACGAACGCTTCCGATGAAGATTTCAGAGGCCGAAGAAGACAGAAAAGCCATGCTGGTAAAAGAATGTTGAGTGGACTAAGAATTGGCCATAGATCATCATCCAGTCTACCGAAAACCTTTCATTCAAGAAGGAACAGTTCATCTGACGGTACCACGGATACAATTGAATTGCAGAACTTAAGTCGGGTAGAACTTTTAAAGGGAGATGCTGTCACCACTCTAGAAGCGAATGTTGAGAGCTCCAATAATAGTGACCGGAAAGATTCCCCTATTAGACTACCGCAATTctcaagaaaaaaggaCGGAAAGGTAGAGTTTTCTTCCGAAACGGGAGCCCCACTAGAGggtgaagcagaagaataCCTCAATGAATATcagaatatgaagaagagacgtAAAAATCTCAAGCATCGATTCCACCAAGAGAATACCGCAAGAATTACAGTGCATATTGCAGATGTATTACAAAGACAGATGTTTATTCTGACTCTTTGTAAAGCCTTCATGAGGTACGGTGCTCCAACTCATCGTCTTGAGGAATATATGACGATGACGGCTCGTGTCCTCGAGATAGATGGTTCTTTTATATATTTTCCTGGTTGTATGCTTGTCTCATTTGGAGATGCATCAACACGTACCACTGAAATGAGATTGGTTCGTTGTGCAGAGGGACTTGACTTGGGTAGGCTTGACGAAGCTCATGAGATCTACAAAAATGTTGTGCATGATAGAGAAGGAGTTCAAGAAGCCACCGAGGCTTTGGAAGCAATGATGGCTCGGAAACCTCACTTTAGTTCGTGGATATGCATCCTAATGTATGCATTTAGCTCTGCTATGGTCGCACCATGGGCCTTTGGTGGTTCGTGGAAGGATCTCCCGATTTGCTTTGCAGTGGGATTGGTGATTGGATTTTTGCAATTTGTTATCTGTCCCCGTTCTCCCTTGTACTCCTCTTTATTCGAAGTTTCGGCCAGTATCGCATCTAGTTTTATGGCCCGTGCAATCGGTTCTGTTAACGGTGGACAAACATTCTGCTATGCCTCAATTGTACAGTCATCACTAGCTCTAATCCTTCCTGGATATATCATCCTTTGTGGCTCTCTAGAATTACAGAGTCGAAATATAGTGGCAGGTTCTGTGAGAATGTTTTATGCCTTCATTTACTCTCTATTGCTTTCCTTTGGGATCACATTAGGTGCCGCATTGTATGGCTGGATAGACAGTAATGCAACATCGGCTGCTGTCTGTACCTCCAACATTGATCCTTGGTGGAGATTCTTATTCATTCCTGGATTCACAATTGGAATTGCTCTGGCTAATCAGGCCTCCTGGGGTCAACTTCCAATTATGACCTTTATATCTGGCTCAGGTTACGTTGTGAACTACTTTTCTAGCAAGCATTTCAAAAATGCCACGGAGCTTTCAGCCACGCTTGGCTGCTTTGTTATCGGCTTGGTTAGCAATTTATACTCTCGGATGATGAAATCATTCAGCAAGTACCTTAGTAGGAGCTCATTCATGACAGTTTCATTGATGCTACCTGGCATATTTGTTCAAGTTCCCTCCGGTGTTGCCTCTCAGGGTTCCGTCTTAATGGGACTTAGTACTGCCAATGATATTGTCAATTCAAACACTACCAAGACTTCTGTGACAAACACTTCTTCACTTGGCTCTATGGCATTTGGCTTGCTTATGATAGAGGTGGCTTTAGGTATCAGCGTGGGACTCTATATGTCGACAGTCGTGGTGTACCCATTTGGTAAAAAGAGAACGGGACTATTTACGCTATAA
- the DED1 gene encoding DEAD-box ATP-dependent RNA helicase — MAYVPPHRSRTEGSGDSSSSPVSSSRKGGDFFGHDDGNNSRDGYGSYGGNRGYGGNRGNRGYSGYGRGGRGYGEGYGQRDNGYGGRNGSYSRGDNKRYGQGSFTDGVHHPAPKNEKLERELFGDPAEEKAPSGINFDNYDDIPVEVSGEGTPDPINQFTSPPINELLLENIELSLFNKPTPVQKYSIPIVGSGRDLMACAQTGSGKTGGFLFPVLSSLFENGPSPVANEGNVFARRKAYPSALVLAPTRELAIQNFEEARKYAYRSWVRVCVVYGGSDINSQLRNLERGCDLIVATPGRLNDMLERGRVSLKNIRFLVLDEADRMLDMGFEPQIRHIVDGCDMPCAKDRQTLMFSATFPKEIQVMARDFLDNYIFLSVGKVGSTSENITQRILYVEDDEKKSSLLDILSATDDTLTTGLTLIFVETKKMADILSDFLISQNFPATSIHGDRTQSERERALEMFKTGRAPILVATAVAARGLDIPNVTHVINYDLPGDVDDYVHRIGRTGRAGNNGLATAFLNRGNRNVVKDLIDLLHDSNQEVPDFLSNIARESPSGRGGRGGRGRGRSTPYKDYRKYGGGNSGSSNWGSRSNGYGDNGYGYNNSSSGNGNGNSSYGSNNYSSASSSNSQWW, encoded by the coding sequence ATGGCATATGTTCCACCACACAGATCGAGAACTGAAGGTTCCGGCGACTCATCATCGTCTCccgtttcttcttccagaaaaggAGGAGATTTCTTTGGACACGACGATGGTAATAACAGCAGAGATGGCTATGGTAGCTACGGTGGGAACCGTGGTTACGGTGGCAATCGTGGTAACCGTGGTTATAGCGGTTATGGCCGTGGCGGCAGAGGCTACGGCGAAGGTTATGGTCAAAGAGACAATGGCTACGGAGGTAGAAATGGTAGTTACAGCAGAGGCGATAACAAAAGGTATGGTCAAGGTTCTTTTACGGACGGTGTCCACCATCCTGCTCCAAAGAACGAAAAATTGGAACGGGAATTATTTGGTGATCCAGCCGAGGAGAAGGCCCCTTCCGGTATTAACTTTGACAACTATGATGATATTCCCGTTGAGGTGTCTGGAGAAGGTACACCAGATCCAATTAATCAATTCACCTCGCCACCAATTAACGAGCTCTTACTGGAAAACATTGAGCTTTCCCTTTTCAATAAGCCAACCCCAGTTCAGAAATATTCTATTCCGATCGTTGGCTCTGGCAGAGACCTGATGGCCTGCGCTCAGACTGGTTCTGGTAAGACCGGTGGTTTCTTGTTCCCGGTTTTGAGCTCTTTGTTCGAAAATGGTCCTTCTCCAGTCGCTAACGAAGGCAACGTCTttgcaagaagaaaagccTACCCATCCGCTTTGGTTCTCGCTCCAACTAGAGAGTTGGCCATTCagaactttgaagaagccagAAAATACGCCTACAGGTCGTGGGTGCGTGTTTGCGTTGTCTACGGTGGTTCTGACATTAACAGTCAACTTAGAAACCTAGAAAGAGGCTGCGATTTGATTGTTGCCACTCCAGGTAGATTAAATGATATGCTCGAAAGAGGCAGagtttctttgaagaatatccgTTTCCTAGTTTTGGACGAGGCCGATAGAATGCTAGATATGGGTTTTGAACCTCAAATTAGACATATCGTGGATGGATGTGACATGCCTTGCGCCAAGGACAGACAGACTTTGATGTTCTCCGCTACCTTTCCTAAGGAAATTCAGGTTATGGCCAGAGACTTCTTGGATAACTACATCTTTTTGTCCGTTGGTAAAGTTGGTTCCACTTCAGAGAACATTACACAGAGAATTTTGtatgttgaagatgacgaaaagaaatcgaGTTTGCTGGACATCCTATCTGCGACTGATGATACTTTGACCACTGGTTTGACATTGATTTTTGTTGAGACCAAGAAAATGGCCGATATTTTGTCTGACTTTTTAATCTCTCAGAATTTCCCTGCTACTTCGATTCATGGTGATCGTACTCAAAGTGAGAGAGAAAGAGCTTTGGAAATGTTTAAAACTGGTAGGGCTCCAATTTTGGTTGCTACTGCAGTTGCTGCCAGAGGTTTGGATATTCCAAATGTTACCCATGTCATTAACTACGATTTGCCGGGTGATGTCGATGATTACGTGCATAGGATTGGTAGGACTGGTAGAGCTGGTAATAACGGCCTGGCTACTGCATTTTTGAACAGAGGTAATAGAAACGTTGTCAAGGACTTGATCGATCTTTTGCATGATTCTAATCAAGAGGTTCCTGATTTCTTGAGTAATATTGCCAGAGAGAGTCCATCTGGAAGAGGAGGCAGAGGAGGTAGAGGCAGAGGTAGAAGTACTCCATATAAGGACTACAGAAAGTATGGAGGTGGAAATAGTGGCTCCTCAAACTGGGGCTCCAGAAGCAACGGCTACGGCGACAATGGCTACGGATATAATAACAGTAGCAGTGGAAACGGCAATGGCAATAGCAGCTATGGCAGCAATAATTACTCttcggcttcttcttccaactctCAATGGTggtaa
- a CDS encoding uncharacterized protein (BUSCO:EOG0934060J~EggNog:ENOG41) — MPSPAQLLAMKHAESDVEANADVHVLIAASIPVDSTSAATPPASSTNSSSSMSSAISSSTVTEEEPEDLKEQNHSKRISMDDEEAFPSLGSSVGASAPLSWGPSSNGSKSSAAAGNSLYAKTTASAFPSFRQAVRSSNTQLTFIVNVDQQLDLSKAEIFRIFSRIKQVYGVSIESTLSTATSKRTFLLSGPASNIQDAKRDVLKRLTKPVKIQFSVPSSLRAAIIGSQGKNLKPILEATKTKIDIERNNPESSSSFNAVDSGAADNTKEEEEDEIFGRMLTATIEGDIAGCNEAKARIMAIVNEHTKTLNIRLNMDPELKPFLRGALNEVSFADDLDITYPDTETESSSLILTGSREAVLDAREKIKSVLALLQTNLISEEQIVPKYVHSLLDPQKVFESTNVIVRVPDEDSDVQTVTFIGARSNIPTAVAFAKQYCASFFVDSLDLARSHGGNSLHAKCLTAYFLYTKFFEELSSKYDVKIHAPSYASLANDDIKTAILTFASSKEKKDVLKQVRKEVVDAVNKMTPNLVRVESDINSFVFGKINNSFVTDNGVSIVPLGNLAGFGNKLILILQQGDNEFLPSDQEIQQKLDSVDLSLEPLRSISKTVVSKVIPVGNEDQAHLVGKTLGVLLGKFESGNIEIKLHQNATGPSSDEIFLRGFDKDIENAISDISQAIEDVKNYEEACKYNTSVDFPSNLLSRLIGHNGKHLDQLREDFDVKIDVLDEGSRSEEQNTTTPVQVTGLKSNADECIKHLSRLTKKWSDEKTVVMKIDPKFHRRLIGPGGVYVNRLQDRYNVNVRFPHEKDKDHKDEVVIRGPTKGVTKAAEEMKELLQYEQENGYTEKIKVPAEVLSRVIGRNGEHIKDISADAGVTINNMKTTHEQEKKQGFAEFEIIGSRSAIKKAKESIGAIVDKVENYTTEIINVDRKWHRFLIGPRGSIKRQIILEAGGSDDNRSEFRKFLQVPDKDSDSDQVICSGDRLTVDKIVKEIKRIVSEQESVVTKVVVIPKKKHRLLIGPGGSVRRSLEEEYKVNVTIPRVSVDSDEVQIRGSSDQIAKVISQIDHLVE; from the coding sequence ATGCCATCTCCCGCACAACTATTGGCCATGAAGCATGCTGAGTCTGACGTTGAGGCTAATGCTGACGTTCACGTCTTAATTGCAGCTTCCATACCAGTTGATTCTACTTCTGCTGCTACACCACCGGCCTCTTCGAcgaactcttcttcttctatgTCTTCtgctatttcttcttccactgttactgaagaagaacctgAAGATCTAAAAGAACAGAACCACAGCAAACGTATCTCcatggatgatgaagaggcaTTTCCTTCCTTAGGTTCCAGTGTCGGTGCCTCTGCTCCCCTCTCCTGGGGTCCTTCCTCTAATGGATCAAAATCATCTGCTGCCGCTGGTAATAGTCTTTATGCCAAAACTACTGCCTCGGcctttccttctttccGTCAGGCTGTTAGATCGTCCAATACCCAGTTAACATTCATTGTTAATGTTGACCAGCAACTCGACCTCTCAAAGGCAGAGATCTTTAGGATCTTTTCGAGAATTAAGCAGGTTTATGGTGTTAGCATTGAGTCCACTCTCTCTACTGCTACCAGCAAGCGTACTTTCTTGCTATCCGGTCCTGCTTCCAATATACAGGATGCCAAACGTGACGTCTTGAAAAGGCTAACTAAGCCTGTCAAGATCCAGTTTTCTGTTCCATCTTCCCTTCGTGCTGCCATTATTGGTTCTCAAGGTAAAAACTTGAAGCCAATCTTAGAGGCCACGAAGACAAAGATTGATATCGAGCGTAATAATCCcgaaagttcttcttctttcaacgCTGTTGATTCAGGTGCTGCTGACAATAccaaggaggaagaagaagatgagatctTTGGTAGGATGCTTACTGCCACTATAGAAGGTGATATTGCCGGTTGCAATGAAGCAAAGGCTAGAATTATGGCTATTGTCAATGAGCATACGAAGACGTTGAATATCCGTCTCAATATGGATCCTGAGTTGAAACCTTTCCTTCGTGGTGCCCTTAATGAAGTCAGCTTTgctgatgatttggatatcaCGTATCCTGATACAGAGACAGAGTCCTCCAGTCTTATTCTAACTGGTTCTCGGGAAGCTGTTTTGGATGCcagagaaaaaataaagTCTGTATTGGCATTACTTCAAACTAATTTGATTAGCGAGGAGCAAATTGTTCCAAAGTATGTTCACTCCCTTTTGGATCCTCAGAAGGTCTTCGAAAGTACTAACGTTATAGTTAGAGTTCCAGACGAAGATTCCGATGTTCAGACTGTGACATTTATTGGTGCAAGATCCAATATTCCTACTGCAGTTGCATTTGCAAAGCAGTATTGTGCCAGTTTCTTTGttgattctttggatttaGCTCGTTCCCACGGTGGTAATTCGTTACATGCCAAATGTTTGACTgcttattttctttataCGAAATTCTTCGAAGAATTGTCCTCAAAGTATGACGTTAAAATCCATGCTCCATCGTATGCCTCCCTTGCCAATGACGACATTAAGACTGCAATTTTAACTTTTGCCTCTtctaaagaaaaaaaggacGTTCTTAAGCAGGTCCGTAAGGAAGTGGTTGATGCTGTTAATAAGATGACTCCCAATCTTGTTCGTGTCGAGTCGGATATTAATTCATTCGTCTTCGGTAAAATTAATAACTCTTTTGTTACCGATAATGGTGTCTCTATTGTTCCCTTGGGAAATCTTGCGGGCTTTGGTAATAAGCTAATCTTGATTTTGCAACAGGGTGACAACGAGTTCTTGCCATCCGACcaagaaattcaacaaAAATTGGACTCTGTTGATTTGTCTTTGGAACCGCTTCGTAGTATTTCCAAAACGGTTGTTTCCAAGGTGATTCCAGTTGGCAACGAGGATCAGGCTCACTTAGTCGGTAAGACGTTGGgagttcttcttggcaaaTTTGAGTCAGGAAATATTGAAATTAAGTTGCACCAGAATGCCACGGGACCTTCCTCTGATGAAATATTCTTACGTGGTTTTGATAAGGATATTGAGAACGCCATCTCTGATATCAGCCAAGCTATTGAGGATGTGAAAAACTACGAGGAGGCTTGTAAGTATAATACTTCTGTTGACTTCCCAAGTAACCTCCTTTCAAGGCTTATCGGTCACAATGGTAAGCATTTGGACCAACTCCGAGAGGACTTTGATGTGAAAATCGATGTTCTCGATGAGGGATCGAGGTCCGAGGAGCAGAATACCACAACTCCAGTGCAGGTCACAGGTCTCAAAAGCAATGCCGATGAATGCATCAAGCATCTCTCTCGGCTCACTAAGAAGTGGAGTGACGAGAAAACTGTTGTGATGAAAATCGACCCCAAATTTCATCGTCGTTTGATCGGTCCCGGTGGAGTTTACGTGAACCGTTTGCAAGATCGTTACAACGTCAATGTTAGATTCCCACATGAAAAGGACAAGGATCATAaagatgaagttgttaTTCGGGGACCAACAAAGGGTGTTACCAAGGCTGCTGAAGAGATGAAAGAGTTGTTACAATATGAGCAAGAGAATGGTTACACTGAAAAGATTAAAGTACCTGCAGAAGTTCTTTCTAGGGTTATCGGTAGAAATGGAGAACACATCAAAGATATCTCTGCTGATGCAGGTGTCACTATTAATAATATGAAGACAACGCACGaacaggaaaagaagcaggGCTTTGCTGAGTTTGAAATTATTGGTTCCCGTAGTGCGATCAAAAAGGCTAAGGAGAGTATCGGTGCCATTGTTGACAAAGTGGAAAATTACACCACTGAGATCATAAATGTTGATCGGAAATGGCACAGATTTTTGATTGGCCCTAGGGGATCAATCAAACGGCAGATCATCCTCGAGGCAGGCGGATCTGACGATAACAGGTCAGAGTTTAGAAAATTCTTGCAGGTTCCCGACAAAGATTCTGACTCCGATCAAGTTATCTGCTCTGGTGACAGGTTAACAGTTGATAAAATCGTGAAGGAAATTAAGAGAATTGTGTCTGAGCAGGAAAGTGTTGTTACAAAGGTTGTGGTGATCCctaagaagaagcacagATTGCTTATTGGACCCGGAGGATCTGTTCGTCGttcattggaagaggagtACAAAGTTAACGTAACAATTCCCCGAGTGAGCGTGGATTCAGATGAGGTTCAGATTAGAGGTTCTTCCGATCAGATTGCCAAGGTTATTTCCCAAATAGATCACCTTGTCGAATGA